A segment of the Desulfovibrionales bacterium genome:
CGATAGCGGGGTAGGATATGCTGGATCTTCAAGGTAAGGTTGCACTGGTTACAGGCAGTTCCCGGGGTATTGGCAAGGCTATTGCGCTTAGCCTGGCGGAAAATGGCGCTAATCTGGTGGTCAACTATTTTCGCCATCGCCAGGAGGCGGAAAATACCGCCAACTCTATCCGCTCCAGAGGGGTGCGATGTTTAACCGTAAAGGCTAATGTGGCTGACGATGAAGATATCAAAAATATATTCGAGCAGGTTAAAAATGAATATGGAAGGTTGGATGTACTGATAAGCAATGCGGCCTCAGGAGTGCTCAAGCCGGCCCTTGAACTTACGGAAAAACACTGGCAGTGGACGATGAATATCAACGCCCGTGCCCTCCTCCCACTGGTACAACATGCGGTGCCGTTAATGCAAAGCGGGGGGCGCATTATTGCCGTTTCCAGCTTGGGGTCCGTGCGGGCTATCGAGAATTACGCTGCGGTGGGGTCCTCCAAGGCCGCTCTGGAATCTCTGGTACGCCATCTGGCTGTAGAGCTGGCCCCGCGAGGGATTAATGCCAACGTGGTCTCTGCCGGCGCCGTGGATACCGAGGCCTTAAAACACTTTCCTACCCGGGAAATTATCCTCGAGAATACCCGGCAGCGCACACCTGCCGGCCGGCTGACGACGCCGGAAGATGTGGCCAACGTAGTGCTTTTGCTTTGCAGTAATCTGGCCTCCATGATCCACGGCCAGACGATAGTGGTTGATGGCGGCTACTCTATCCTGGCGTGAGCAAAGAAAAAGAGAAAAGAGACCGATAAGATATAAGTGGGGCAGTAAACCATGCCCTTATATGTTGGTTACGCTGTTGATATCGGGACTTGATGCCGTCTCGAATATTGAGAAGAGGGCTTTATAATGGCCGGCCAAAAATTTTTATATGTCCTTCTCGCAGCGATTCTATCTGTATTTGTTGTTGATTTCGTAGCCCATACAGCAATTGAGCCTCATGTTACTTCTCCTGATCTGACATTGCTCAAGACAGCCTTCCCCAAAAACGAAAGAATCGTCTATGACCTTACATGGTTTGGGATAAAGGCCGGGGACATAACCCTCACAGTCAATAACATTGGTGGCGATAAACGGCGTATAGTTGCTGAGGCTAAATCATCCCCGCTTTTTTCATTATTTTATCCGGTGGAGGACAGATTTGTGACCGAGGTTTCGGGCCCGCAGATGCTTCCACGCTGGATAGTAATACGGCAGAGAGAAGGTAATTATAGAAGCCTTAAACGTGTAATTTTTGATCAGGCCGGTCTGAAGGTTCTATATGAAAAGGATGACGAGGCACCGGTGAGTTATGATCTCCCCAGACCCGCGCATAACGAGATATCGTCTTTTTATATAATGAGGGCGCTGCCGATGTCTATTGGACAGTCGGTTTTTGTGGAGACTTTTGCCTCTAAAA
Coding sequences within it:
- the fabL gene encoding enoyl-[acyl-carrier-protein] reductase FabL — encoded protein: MLDLQGKVALVTGSSRGIGKAIALSLAENGANLVVNYFRHRQEAENTANSIRSRGVRCLTVKANVADDEDIKNIFEQVKNEYGRLDVLISNAASGVLKPALELTEKHWQWTMNINARALLPLVQHAVPLMQSGGRIIAVSSLGSVRAIENYAAVGSSKAALESLVRHLAVELAPRGINANVVSAGAVDTEALKHFPTREIILENTRQRTPAGRLTTPEDVANVVLLLCSNLASMIHGQTIVVDGGYSILA
- a CDS encoding DUF3108 domain-containing protein, with the protein product MAGQKFLYVLLAAILSVFVVDFVAHTAIEPHVTSPDLTLLKTAFPKNERIVYDLTWFGIKAGDITLTVNNIGGDKRRIVAEAKSSPLFSLFYPVEDRFVTEVSGPQMLPRWIVIRQREGNYRSLKRVIFDQAGLKVLYEKDDEAPVSYDLPRPAHNEISSFYIMRALPMSIGQSVFVETFASKKSYTVQVQVLQKERFQTKLGEVDTIKVKPELLFEGVYQRKGDVYVWLTNDERRIPVKVKGAIRIGSLVATLADWQILE